AATACGCAGCTTCTGATTTATTAAAAGCAACTTTAAGACCTTATCAGATTGATGGCGTGAAATGGCTTTTAGGTCATTTTAATTCCAATCATGGTGCTTGTCTGGCCGATGATATGGGACTTGGAAAGACATTACAGACTCTGGCAGTTTTGGTTGCCGTTCAGGAACAATTGGAATTTACGACTAAAACTACCAATTTTGATTTATTTGCCAACGAAACCACGATTGAAAGAGAACCGCTAAAAGCTTTGATTGTTTTACCTTCTTCATTGGTTTTTAACTGGTTTAATGAAGCTGGGAAATTCACGCCGCATTTTTCGAGAATGCAATATGTGGGCAATGACAGAAAACAATTAGCTGCAAGATTAGCCACAACAGATTTGATTTTTACGAGTTACAGCATCATTCATCGTGATATTTCAGTTTTAGAAAAATACGATTTCCGTTATTTAATTTTGGACGAAAGTCAATACATTAAAAACAAGAATTCTAAGATTTTTAAAGCTATAAACAAAATAAGTACGGGTCATAAAATTGCTTTGAGCGGTACGCCAATCGAAAATTCGCTTGACGATTTATGGTCGCAGATGCAGTTTATAAATCCGGATATTCTGGGCAGTTATAATTTTTTTGTTGACAATTTTAAAAATCCAATTGAGAAAAAGCAGAACGAAGATGTTTTATCTGAATTGAAAAATCTCGTTCAGCCTTATATTTTAAGACGAACTAAAGAACAGGTTTTAAAAGATTTACCAGAATTATCAGAGCAGATTTACTATTGCGATATGGATCCTGAACAGGAAAAATTATACGAACAGGAAAAATCAAAAGCTCGTAATTTCCTTTTAAAAACTGATGGCTCAGGTCCGGATAAAATCAGCATTATTAATACGTTGATGAAGTTAAGACAATTGAGTAATCACCCAAAAATGGTCGATCAGGAATCTGAAATTGATTCGGGAAAATATATTGCGGTTACTAATTATCTTGAAAATTTGGTAAAAGCAAAACAGAAAGTAATCATTTTCAGTTCGTTTGTTACCAACCTGAATTTTTATACAGATTGGTGCAAAGAAAACAAAATAACGTATTGTGAAATTACTGGCGAAACTCCTGCAAGTAAAAGAGAACAAGAAGTAAAATTATTTCAGGAAAAAGAAGAACCTTTATTATTTTTTATTTCGCTAAAAGCCGGTGGTGTTGGTTTGAATATTACAAAAGCGTCTTATGTTTTATTTTTAGATCCGTGGTGGAATCCTTTTGCTGAAAAACAGGGAGTTGGACGAGCGCACCGAATTGGACAGTTAAATAAAGTAAACGTAATTCGTTTTATTTCTAAAAATACGGTGGAAGAAAAAATCATCAAACTGCAGGAAAACAAAAAGCTTTTATCAGATTCGCTTCTTGAAGAAAGTTATATCAATGATGAAATTGAAGCCAATTTAGAATACATTCTGAATTCTTAAAATTGCCCGATCCAATAAAATAGCATCTTATTACGTTTAATAAAATTCTTATATTTACAATCTTACAACGTAATAAGATGCCAAAATTTTTATATCAAAGCTTAATTGCGCTTTTTATTTTTACTTCGGCGAAAGCCCAGGAAATACAAACTGAAGTAGTTCCTCCATATAATATCAAAACCGTAACTTTTGTTCAGAATGGCAATAATGTCGTTCCTATATTTCCATTAGGCGATTCATTTGAATTCCAATTTGATGATTTATTTGGCAATGAGGCCAACTATTATTTTGAAATCACACATTGCGATTATAACTGGAAACCTACAGATATTCCTAAAACGGATTATCTGAGAGGCTTTGACGGACAGCGAATTATGGATTATTCTAATTCTTTTAATACACTGCAGATTTATTCGCATTACCGTCTTTCTTTCCCAAATCAATTTGTTACCCAAATTAGATTATCAGGAAATTATATTCTGAAAATTTTAAATGAAGATAAAGAAGTAGTTTTCTCGAGAAAGTTTATTGTTTATGAAGAACATTGTACGGTTGCCGCACAGGTAAGAAGAACCCGAAACCTCAGCAATATTGATTATAAACAAAATCTGGATTTTACAATTGCTTCAAACGATATTACGTTTCAGACGCCAACACAAAATGTAAAAGTGCTTTTATTGCAAAACGGAAATTTTAATACTGCGATTAAAAATGTTCCGCCACAATATACAATTGGAAATCAACTGGTTTATAAGTATGACGGAGAGACTCAGTTTTGGGGCGGAAATGAATTTTTATATTTTGAAAATAAAGACATTCGTGCTGCCAATAATAATGTAGGCCGCGTTGGTACCAATAGTGATATTTACAATGCGTATTTGTATACCAATGCTGCAAGGGGAAACCAGATTTATACCAACTATGATGATGTAAACGGAAATTTTGTTGTGAAAAACATAAATGGTTCAGACAACAGCATTGAAGCTGATTATGCCTGGGTTTATTTTACTCTTTCGGCACCGGCTTTCAGGCTTAACAAGGACATTTATATTACCGGAATGTTCAACAATTACAGCCTTTCGCCAGAATATAAAATGGATTACAATACGGATAAAGCTGTTTTTGAAAAGGCTGTTATGATCAAACAAGGTTTTACTAATTTTCAATATACAGTTGCTGATAAAAAGGGAAATATTGATTATGAAAATGCGATTGACGGTAATTTTTATCAGACAGAAAATGAGTATACGATTTTAGTTTATTACAAAGAAAGTGTAGATCGTTATCAAAGAGTGATTGGAAAAGGCAACGCAAACTCCATAAATATAGTTAATTAAAACATTGTTAAGGTTTTAGGTTTCCTAGTTTTTTTTCGTAGCTTTGTACCTATAACACACAGATTTACTAGGTTAGTATGGTTTCTCAAATTACTCGAGGCATAAAAATATCAGTTTTAACTAGTTTTGAAGGCACTTACTTCAAAAACTACAAGATCCATTTTGCTTTTAGTTATGTAGTTACAATCGAAAATCATAGTAAAGATTCTGTACAATTAACTTCTCGCCACTGGGAAATTTTCGATTCTCTAAATGATTTAGATATTGTTGACGGTGAAGGTGTTATTGGTAAAAAACCTGTTTTAAAACCAGGCGAAAACCATACTTACAGCTCTGGCTGTTTATTATCATCTCCTTATGGTGCCATGAAAGGTCATTTTAATATGATCAATTTCACGACAACTAAAACATTCAAAGTAATTGTGCCTACTTTTAGAATGTGCGCTCCTTTTGCATTGAACTAATCAACGTTTTATTTCGATTACCTCATCGTTAGTAATAGCGTAAACTTTGTCGTTTTCTTCTGGAAATAAATAAAAATTGCCTGTAAATTCTCCAAAAGAAGGAAAAATCATTTGATGCGGTTTTCTAAAAAAACAGGATAAACTCAAGAATTGTTTTCCCAATCCTTTTAGTTTGATTCCCGGATGAATGTGTCCGCATAAATTAAAAAAGTTTTCTCTTGTTGTTGGGTGATGCGTTAAAAGAAAATCATCAATAATTAATTCTTCGTAGATTTCGATATTTAAATCGGCATAGTTTTTCTTTGAGATGATGTCGTGATTGCCTTCAATTAAAATAATCTGCTGCGAAACGGTTTTAGTCCAATCAGAGAAAAAATTCCATTCGTTATTAATTTTACTGTGAAACAAATCTCCGAGGAAAATAATAGTTTCAGCATCAAATAAATGTAAAACTTCATTTAATCGGGTAAAATTTTCTAAAACTGCTTTTTCAGGAATCGCCATTCCGTGTTTTCTGAAATGCGCAATTTTTCCTAAGTGCAAATCAGAAATAAAGAGAATTTTCTTTTCTTCCCAAAAAGCAGCACCAGATTGATGTAAAACGAAATTTTGATTGTTGATGTTGATATTCATATTCTTTATTTCATATAACTCGCCGTCATTTTTTTAATTCTTTCCTGCAAAGTTTCGCTTGATATTTTCTCTCGCAAACGATCTGTAATTATCGGAAAACTAAACGGCGTTGGCTTTTTACATTGTTTCCAGACAATATTTTGACTGTTAATTCTTTCCATTGCCTGAATCAAACGTCCTTCTTCTAACTGATGTTCAAAGGTTTCGATAAAAGCCTGCTGCAAAAGTAAATTATCGGGTTCATAATCTCTAAAAACTTCAAAAAGCAATTGCGAACCGCTTTGTAAATGTTTTGTTTTAACTGGTTTTCCTGGCATTCCGGTAAAAACCAAACCGGCGATTACGGCAATATCCCTGAATTTTCGGCGCGCCATTTCGGTTGAATTTAAACTTTTCTGCAAATCATGATGCACATATTCTGTCGTGAATAAATTATTATCAAAAACCGATTCCATATCAATTTCCTGATCAGAAAGCAGTTCAAATCCGTAATCGTTGTAAGCAAGTGAAAATGTGATTGGCGACAGCAAACTAATTCGATACGAAATTAAACTTGCCATTGCTTCATGAACATAACGACCTTCAAACGGATAAAAAATCGCGTGATAACCTTCTCTTGTTTTAAACGTTTCAATTAAAAATTCATTGTTATTGGGTACAATACTTTCTTTTCGTTGTCTGTCAAAAATAGGTTTTAAAGCTTTTAGTTCGGGAGTCAAATTGTCTGTGTTTGCAGTATACAATTCTTCCCGAAGCAATTCACTCATTTGTGCCGATAAAGTCATTCTTCCTCCCATCCAGCTCACAACTCTCGCTGTTTTCTTTGGATCAGCTTTTCGAACCAAAACCTGCATGTTTTTTATCTGAAACAATTCAAGTCGTCTTCCGGCAAAAGTAAAAACGTCTCCTCTTTGTAATTTTGAAGCAAACCATTCTTCGACAGTTCCTATAAATCCTCCGCCAAGAAATTTTACGTTTAAAACAGCATCGCCTACAATAGTTCCCATTTGCATTCTGTGATGCATGGCAATAAAACGACTGTTGATTTTATAACGTCCGTCTTCTTCAATTTCTACTTTTTTAAATTCGTCGTAAGCTTGTAAACTCTGGCTTCCGTTTGTAATGAAATTCAAAATCCAGTTCCAGTTTTCTTTGGTTATATTTTGATAACAGAAAGTTGTTTTTACTTCTTCGTAAATTTCATCTGGAAAAAATCCATCAGAAACGGCTAGCGTATTTAAATATTGAACCAAAACATCCCAACTGTTTAAATACGGCATTCGGTCTTCGACAACGGTTTTGGCAACCGCTTTTTTTAATGCCGAAGCTTCTATTAATTCCATTGCGTGTGTGGCGAGAAAATAAATCATACTTTCTTTTCCTGGCTGGTGTCCGCTTCTTCCTGCTCTTTGCAGAAATCTCGCAACGCCCTTCGGTCCGCCAACTTGGATAATCGTTTCAACAGGAGCAAAATCAACACCAAGATCTAAACTCGAAGTACAAATGACTACTTTTAATTCTTCGTTTCTAATGGCATCTTCGACCCATAAACGGGTTTCTCTGCTGATGCTTCCGTGGTGCATTGCGATTTCTCCGGCAAATTCAGGATATCTTTCTAAAATCGCCTGAAACCAAATTTCGCAAGCTGAACGTACATTCGTAAAAATCAAAGTTGTTTTACTTCTTCGGATAATTTTTGCAACCTCATCAATCAAATGCAAACCCATGTGTCCGCGCCACGGATAGGTTTCCATTTTTTCAGGTAGAATCGATTCTATTTTTATTTTTTTATTGATGTGGGCTTTTATTAAAACCGAGTTTTTATAAGCTTCCGTATCGTGTCCCAATAAAACTTCCTGCGCCAATTCGAGATTGCCAATTGTTGCAGAAATTCCCCAGATTTTCATTTTTGGCGCGATTGTTTTTAATCTCGAAAGTGCCAATTCCATTTGCACGCCACGTTTGGTTCCCATTAATTCGTGCCATTCGTCAACTACAATTGCACCGCAATTGGCAAATGTTTTTCCGTATTGTTTTGATGCTAACAAAAGCTGTAAACTTTCAGGCGTTGTAATTAATAGATCGGGCATTTTGTTTTTCTGCTTCGTTCTTTCGCTTTGCGAAGTATCTCCAGACCGAATTCCGACAGTTAAAGGCAAACCTAAATCGGTAATAATTCGTTCCGCAGCTTGTTTTATTTCTACAGAAAGCGCTCGTAATGGCGTAATCCAGATGGCTTTTAATCCGGGTTTGTGTTTGGTTTTATAATCGGGATTTTTTTTGATGTAATCGAGAACTACAGGAAACCACAAAGCATAGGTTTTTCCGCTTCCGGTTGGCGCGTTTAATAAACCGTTTTTTCCTTGCAGAAAAGCCGTCCAGGTTTGCGTCTGGAATGGAA
The genomic region above belongs to Flavobacterium sp. and contains:
- a CDS encoding ligase-associated DNA damage response DEXH box helicase — translated: MNREELYTIAENWFKSQGWKSFPFQTQTWTAFLQGKNGLLNAPTGSGKTYALWFPVVLDYIKKNPDYKTKHKPGLKAIWITPLRALSVEIKQAAERIITDLGLPLTVGIRSGDTSQSERTKQKNKMPDLLITTPESLQLLLASKQYGKTFANCGAIVVDEWHELMGTKRGVQMELALSRLKTIAPKMKIWGISATIGNLELAQEVLLGHDTEAYKNSVLIKAHINKKIKIESILPEKMETYPWRGHMGLHLIDEVAKIIRRSKTTLIFTNVRSACEIWFQAILERYPEFAGEIAMHHGSISRETRLWVEDAIRNEELKVVICTSSLDLGVDFAPVETIIQVGGPKGVARFLQRAGRSGHQPGKESMIYFLATHAMELIEASALKKAVAKTVVEDRMPYLNSWDVLVQYLNTLAVSDGFFPDEIYEEVKTTFCYQNITKENWNWILNFITNGSQSLQAYDEFKKVEIEEDGRYKINSRFIAMHHRMQMGTIVGDAVLNVKFLGGGFIGTVEEWFASKLQRGDVFTFAGRRLELFQIKNMQVLVRKADPKKTARVVSWMGGRMTLSAQMSELLREELYTANTDNLTPELKALKPIFDRQRKESIVPNNNEFLIETFKTREGYHAIFYPFEGRYVHEAMASLISYRISLLSPITFSLAYNDYGFELLSDQEIDMESVFDNNLFTTEYVHHDLQKSLNSTEMARRKFRDIAVIAGLVFTGMPGKPVKTKHLQSGSQLLFEVFRDYEPDNLLLQQAFIETFEHQLEEGRLIQAMERINSQNIVWKQCKKPTPFSFPIITDRLREKISSETLQERIKKMTASYMK
- a CDS encoding DUF5103 domain-containing protein, producing MPKFLYQSLIALFIFTSAKAQEIQTEVVPPYNIKTVTFVQNGNNVVPIFPLGDSFEFQFDDLFGNEANYYFEITHCDYNWKPTDIPKTDYLRGFDGQRIMDYSNSFNTLQIYSHYRLSFPNQFVTQIRLSGNYILKILNEDKEVVFSRKFIVYEEHCTVAAQVRRTRNLSNIDYKQNLDFTIASNDITFQTPTQNVKVLLLQNGNFNTAIKNVPPQYTIGNQLVYKYDGETQFWGGNEFLYFENKDIRAANNNVGRVGTNSDIYNAYLYTNAARGNQIYTNYDDVNGNFVVKNINGSDNSIEADYAWVYFTLSAPAFRLNKDIYITGMFNNYSLSPEYKMDYNTDKAVFEKAVMIKQGFTNFQYTVADKKGNIDYENAIDGNFYQTENEYTILVYYKESVDRYQRVIGKGNANSINIVN
- the pdeM gene encoding ligase-associated DNA damage response endonuclease PdeM → MNININNQNFVLHQSGAAFWEEKKILFISDLHLGKIAHFRKHGMAIPEKAVLENFTRLNEVLHLFDAETIIFLGDLFHSKINNEWNFFSDWTKTVSQQIILIEGNHDIISKKNYADLNIEIYEELIIDDFLLTHHPTTRENFFNLCGHIHPGIKLKGLGKQFLSLSCFFRKPHQMIFPSFGEFTGNFYLFPEENDKVYAITNDEVIEIKR
- the apaG gene encoding Co2+/Mg2+ efflux protein ApaG encodes the protein MVSQITRGIKISVLTSFEGTYFKNYKIHFAFSYVVTIENHSKDSVQLTSRHWEIFDSLNDLDIVDGEGVIGKKPVLKPGENHTYSSGCLLSSPYGAMKGHFNMINFTTTKTFKVIVPTFRMCAPFALN
- a CDS encoding DEAD/DEAH box helicase codes for the protein MEPTKSFQFCFDISFDKNLNAHIPTSYIVENTDEIKYLDKKASPGVMQSFGIVFDDLDSNTKKILTACESLKPEFIFKKFSTKIKSAKTIADLQKDSKIEFAIRQHLKFHLSSFYDLIVKEQFPLSLNLGPEKDFYRSKVNIEPLYFEPQIQFDKHAEGITYTLSLKENEKAFLPMESNVDILLDEPGWLIINKKLGQLKELNAKKLMPFLKKKSIEIPSKLVDDYFKSFIPEIAKKIDIEATGFEIELRDTLVSCSIQPVYDFFKNCYYLNLYFDYNGYSFDASKTKKTHSFVDFSIANEPKIIQFKRNTDENLYTEKLEEIGLIKIKNELFGLNSEAEISDPYINIQLIIDNKEKLKSLGFDIQNLKLESKEIITSNHTISASKDTNGDWFDIKIIITVGNYKINFSEIIPNIKSKERLFALPDGNYFLIPLEWFSKYGSLAKLAKTEGETLLLRKSNFTALDAIPEIKDEVTAQVEYAASDLLKATLRPYQIDGVKWLLGHFNSNHGACLADDMGLGKTLQTLAVLVAVQEQLEFTTKTTNFDLFANETTIEREPLKALIVLPSSLVFNWFNEAGKFTPHFSRMQYVGNDRKQLAARLATTDLIFTSYSIIHRDISVLEKYDFRYLILDESQYIKNKNSKIFKAINKISTGHKIALSGTPIENSLDDLWSQMQFINPDILGSYNFFVDNFKNPIEKKQNEDVLSELKNLVQPYILRRTKEQVLKDLPELSEQIYYCDMDPEQEKLYEQEKSKARNFLLKTDGSGPDKISIINTLMKLRQLSNHPKMVDQESEIDSGKYIAVTNYLENLVKAKQKVIIFSSFVTNLNFYTDWCKENKITYCEITGETPASKREQEVKLFQEKEEPLLFFISLKAGGVGLNITKASYVLFLDPWWNPFAEKQGVGRAHRIGQLNKVNVIRFISKNTVEEKIIKLQENKKLLSDSLLEESYINDEIEANLEYILNS